The Agromyces sp. LHK192 genome includes a window with the following:
- a CDS encoding alcohol dehydrogenase catalytic domain-containing protein: MKATFMYGAGDVRVETVPDPVIQSPTDAIVRTVRTCVCGSDLHPYHSMAASEHGTSMGHELIAIVEEVGSAVTTVKPGDFVVAPFAFQDNTCVFCREGVQTACIHGGWYGTPAAAGLQAEFARIPQADGSLVVVPGVDPADADESLLASLLTLSDVYLTGYHAAHMGQVGPGKTVTVVGDGAVGLGAVLASRRFRAGRIILMGRHTDRTDLGVEFGATDVVAERGEDGIARVMDLTDGEGSHIVLEAVGHLPAYEQAYGIVRPGGIISRVGVPQYEDAPIGFGSLFGKNARLAGGPAPVRAYLEPAIQQVLNGEIDPGRVFDRTVALDDIATGYAAMDAREALKVMVTV, encoded by the coding sequence ATGAAGGCCACGTTCATGTACGGCGCCGGCGATGTCCGCGTCGAGACCGTCCCCGACCCCGTCATCCAGTCCCCCACCGATGCGATCGTGCGCACCGTGCGCACGTGCGTCTGCGGATCCGACCTGCATCCGTACCACTCGATGGCGGCTTCCGAGCACGGCACCTCGATGGGCCACGAGCTCATCGCCATCGTCGAAGAGGTCGGCTCGGCCGTCACGACCGTCAAGCCAGGAGACTTCGTCGTCGCGCCGTTCGCGTTCCAGGACAACACCTGCGTGTTCTGCCGCGAGGGCGTTCAGACCGCGTGCATCCACGGCGGCTGGTACGGCACCCCGGCTGCGGCCGGGCTGCAGGCCGAGTTCGCCCGCATCCCCCAGGCCGACGGGTCGCTCGTCGTCGTGCCCGGCGTCGATCCCGCCGACGCCGACGAGTCGCTGCTCGCCTCCCTGCTGACCCTCTCCGACGTCTACCTGACCGGATACCACGCCGCGCACATGGGCCAGGTCGGGCCCGGCAAGACCGTCACGGTGGTCGGCGACGGAGCGGTCGGACTCGGCGCGGTGCTCGCCTCCCGGCGATTCCGTGCCGGGCGCATCATCCTGATGGGCCGCCACACCGACCGCACCGACCTCGGTGTCGAGTTCGGCGCGACCGACGTCGTCGCCGAACGCGGCGAAGACGGCATCGCACGCGTCATGGACCTCACCGACGGCGAGGGCAGCCACATCGTGCTCGAGGCCGTCGGGCACCTGCCCGCCTACGAGCAGGCGTACGGCATCGTCCGCCCGGGCGGCATCATCTCGCGCGTCGGCGTCCCGCAATACGAGGATGCCCCCATCGGCTTCGGCTCGCTGTTCGGGAAGAACGCTCGCCTGGCCGGCGGTCCCGCCCCCGTCCGCGCCTACCTCGAACCGGCCATCCAGCAGGTCCTGAACGGTGAGATCGATCCGGGCAGGGTCTTCGACCGCACCGTCGCCCTCGACGACATCGCCACCGGGTACGCGGCAATGGATGCCCGCGAAGCCCTCAAGGTGATGGTCACCGTCTGA
- a CDS encoding IS30 family transposase has translation MPPISLAEPSGRYLTFEEREEIALLRARQVGVREIARKIGRDPGTISRELRRNAATRSGKQEYRALVAQWKAQQAAKRPKAGKLVTNDRLREYVQERLSGHVRRSDGTIVVGPEPPAWKGLNKPHRQDRRWTLAWSPEQISHRLQVDFPDDESMRISHEAIYQSLFIQGRGALKRELVACLRTGRALRQPRARARNRPQGHVTEDVVFSERPAEAADRAVPGHWEGDLIIGTGRSAIGTIVERRSRSTLLVHLPRLEGWGEIPPVKNGPALGGYGAMAMNAALTTSMTKLPEQLRKTITWDRGKELSGHAQFALETGTKVFFADPHSPWQRPTNENTNGLLRQYFPKGTDLSRWSAEDLEAVALTLNNRPRKSLDWKTPAEVFEEQLRSLQQSGVATTG, from the coding sequence ATGCCGCCGATCTCATTGGCCGAGCCGTCCGGGCGCTACCTGACCTTCGAGGAGCGTGAGGAGATCGCGCTGCTTCGTGCCAGGCAGGTTGGAGTTCGTGAGATCGCGCGCAAGATCGGGCGCGATCCCGGCACGATCTCTCGCGAGCTGCGTCGCAACGCGGCCACACGGAGCGGGAAGCAGGAGTACCGGGCGTTGGTCGCGCAGTGGAAGGCTCAGCAGGCCGCGAAGCGCCCGAAGGCCGGAAAGCTCGTCACCAACGACAGATTGCGCGAATACGTGCAGGAGCGTCTGTCCGGGCACGTCCGACGATCAGACGGCACGATCGTCGTGGGGCCGGAACCGCCGGCATGGAAAGGACTGAACAAGCCGCACCGGCAGGACCGGCGGTGGACGCTGGCGTGGAGTCCGGAGCAGATCTCGCACCGGCTGCAGGTCGACTTCCCGGATGATGAGTCCATGCGCATCAGCCACGAGGCGATCTACCAGTCGCTCTTCATCCAAGGCCGTGGCGCGCTCAAACGCGAGCTCGTCGCCTGCCTGCGGACCGGCCGTGCACTCCGGCAACCACGAGCGCGAGCACGCAACCGACCGCAGGGGCATGTCACCGAGGATGTGGTGTTCTCAGAGCGCCCTGCTGAGGCCGCGGACCGCGCGGTTCCCGGCCATTGGGAAGGTGACCTGATCATCGGCACCGGCCGATCCGCGATCGGCACGATCGTCGAACGCAGGAGCCGCTCGACGTTGCTCGTGCATCTGCCTCGGCTTGAGGGTTGGGGCGAGATACCACCGGTGAAGAACGGTCCGGCGCTGGGCGGCTACGGCGCGATGGCGATGAACGCCGCATTGACGACGTCGATGACGAAGCTTCCCGAGCAGCTCCGAAAGACGATCACCTGGGACCGCGGCAAAGAACTCTCCGGACATGCGCAGTTCGCGCTCGAGACCGGCACGAAGGTGTTTTTCGCGGACCCGCACTCGCCCTGGCAGCGCCCGACGAACGAGAACACGAACGGGCTGCTACGTCAGTACTTCCCGAAGGGGACCGATCTATCGCGCTGGAGTGCCGAAGACCTCGAGGCTGTCGCGCTCACGCTCAACAACCGGCCACGCAAGAGTCTCGACTGGAAGACTCCCGCGGAGGTGTTCGAGGAGCAGCTACGCTCACTCCAACAGTCCGGTGTTGCAACGACCGGTTGA
- a CDS encoding helix-turn-helix transcriptional regulator, translating into MSDLRAEVREFLSTRRGRLTPDAAGLPAYGGNRRVPGLRREEVAMLAGVSVDYYVRLERGNLSGASEGVLDALANALRLDDAERQYLFDLARAEGGSPRRRRKPAGSVRPAVQQVLDAMSDAPAWVRNARHDILATNRMGRALYAPVFDDPHRPVNTTRFAYLNPAAREFWRDYDQILHDASSMLRLEAGRNPHDPDLIQLIGELSTKSEVFRRRWASRDVKFHRSGIKRLRHPIVGDLDLNYESMELPSEPGLVLNVYTAPAGSPSADALHLLASWAATHEAELADADTTGRG; encoded by the coding sequence ATGAGCGATCTGCGCGCAGAGGTCAGGGAGTTCCTCTCCACCCGCCGCGGCCGGCTCACGCCCGACGCGGCGGGGCTTCCCGCGTACGGCGGCAACCGACGCGTGCCCGGGTTGCGCCGTGAGGAGGTCGCGATGCTCGCCGGCGTCTCCGTCGACTACTACGTGCGGCTCGAGCGCGGCAACCTCTCCGGGGCATCCGAGGGCGTCCTCGACGCGCTCGCGAACGCGCTCAGGCTCGACGACGCCGAGCGGCAGTACCTCTTCGACCTCGCCCGAGCCGAGGGCGGGTCGCCGCGCCGGCGACGGAAGCCCGCAGGCTCCGTGCGCCCGGCCGTGCAGCAGGTACTCGATGCGATGTCGGATGCCCCGGCCTGGGTCCGCAATGCGCGTCACGACATCCTCGCGACCAACCGGATGGGCCGGGCGCTCTACGCGCCGGTGTTCGACGACCCGCACCGCCCGGTGAACACCACGCGATTCGCCTACCTGAATCCGGCAGCGCGAGAGTTCTGGCGCGACTACGACCAGATCCTCCACGACGCGTCGTCGATGCTGCGCCTGGAGGCCGGTCGCAACCCCCACGACCCTGATCTGATCCAGCTCATCGGCGAACTGTCGACGAAGAGCGAGGTGTTCCGCCGACGGTGGGCTTCGCGCGACGTGAAGTTCCACCGCAGCGGCATCAAGCGGTTGCGGCATCCGATCGTCGGCGACCTCGACCTGAACTACGAGTCGATGGAGCTTCCGAGCGAACCCGGCCTGGTGCTCAACGTCTACACCGCGCCCGCCGGGTCGCCGAGCGCGGACGCGCTCCACCTGCTCGCGTCGTGGGCGGCGACCCACGAGGCGGAGCTCGCCGATGCCGACACGACCGGACGCGGCTGA
- a CDS encoding GNAT family N-acetyltransferase encodes MLQGRLVRLRPVRETDLDAVYDAHVDIGNRGAFFPLGVKSEPAFRREFAQTGFWERTEGTLLITIDDGATLVGHIEFFRAVSYWDAFELSYQLYDERFAGRGYTTEAVQLLVDYLFATKKDEWIQLVIVPGNRASRRIAEKTGFTLEGTARGAFFNDGVSNDVLVYSLLRGDRRPWHEVDDTD; translated from the coding sequence ATGCTGCAGGGCCGGCTCGTCCGCCTCCGACCCGTGCGCGAGACCGACCTCGACGCCGTGTACGACGCGCACGTCGACATCGGCAACCGTGGCGCGTTCTTTCCGCTCGGGGTAAAGTCGGAGCCGGCTTTCCGGCGCGAATTCGCCCAGACGGGCTTCTGGGAGCGCACCGAGGGCACGCTCCTCATCACGATCGACGACGGCGCGACCCTGGTCGGCCACATCGAGTTCTTTCGCGCGGTGTCCTATTGGGATGCCTTCGAGCTCTCGTACCAGCTCTACGACGAACGGTTCGCGGGCCGCGGCTACACGACGGAGGCGGTCCAATTGCTGGTCGACTACCTGTTCGCGACGAAGAAGGACGAGTGGATCCAGTTGGTCATCGTCCCCGGTAACCGGGCGTCTCGGCGCATCGCCGAGAAGACCGGGTTCACGCTCGAGGGAACCGCGCGGGGTGCATTCTTCAACGACGGGGTGAGCAATGACGTGCTCGTCTACTCCCTGCTTCGCGGCGATCGACGCCCGTGGCACGAGGTCGACGACACGGACTGA
- a CDS encoding oxygenase MpaB family protein, which yields MSDLSRRKLLLAGGALGAAGALAAASPSYAWTWSSLGSIARSDTTRDPRFVWDDRVDPVMAALLDRGGVPDVNRVLKPWIYNGQAVPSGLPADVQGIVDMARTLPTWTDLGRLDTAYRFATKRGLYLGVLYGMNSGMMSAAIPREARAVYWSKGGGDIRDRIAKTAKLGYDIGAYRAYRPEGQMIVTCVKTRLTHSAVRHLLPQSPYWRASADEQIPISQHDILVTWHSLASSVMQKLNEWGVRIPKNESDAYLHLWQVTASMLGVNDEFIPVSWEQAELQRQQVLVPILARTDEGVKLADKLVNLGEYIDFTLVTQPLFEAVTRYMLGDTVTDMLELQRRPLLQKTVSEAWPIFIKIREAGLPIPLAPTIYSAFEELIRLFALFYLNPFQRINIDIPTENNPDHPY from the coding sequence ATGTCAGACCTCAGCAGACGAAAGCTCCTCCTCGCCGGCGGCGCACTCGGCGCGGCCGGTGCGCTCGCCGCCGCGAGTCCCTCCTACGCCTGGACCTGGTCCTCCCTCGGCTCCATCGCCCGGAGCGACACGACGCGCGATCCGCGGTTCGTCTGGGACGACCGCGTCGACCCCGTAATGGCCGCGCTGCTCGACCGCGGCGGGGTGCCTGACGTCAACCGCGTCCTCAAGCCGTGGATCTACAACGGGCAGGCGGTACCGTCCGGGCTTCCCGCCGACGTCCAGGGCATCGTCGACATGGCGCGCACCCTTCCGACGTGGACGGACCTCGGCAGGCTCGACACGGCGTACCGCTTCGCCACGAAGCGCGGGCTCTACCTCGGGGTCCTGTACGGCATGAACAGCGGCATGATGAGCGCGGCGATCCCGCGCGAGGCGCGGGCGGTCTACTGGTCCAAGGGCGGAGGGGACATCCGCGACCGGATCGCGAAGACCGCCAAGCTCGGCTACGACATCGGCGCATACCGTGCCTACCGGCCCGAGGGGCAGATGATCGTCACCTGCGTGAAGACCCGGCTCACGCACTCCGCAGTCCGCCACCTGCTGCCGCAGTCGCCGTACTGGCGGGCATCCGCCGACGAGCAGATCCCGATCAGCCAGCACGACATCCTCGTCACCTGGCACAGCCTTGCCTCATCGGTGATGCAGAAGCTCAACGAGTGGGGCGTGCGGATTCCGAAGAACGAATCGGATGCCTACCTGCACCTGTGGCAGGTGACCGCGTCGATGCTCGGCGTGAACGACGAGTTCATCCCCGTGAGCTGGGAGCAGGCGGAGTTGCAGCGCCAGCAGGTCCTGGTGCCGATCCTCGCGCGCACCGACGAAGGCGTGAAGCTCGCCGACAAGCTCGTGAACCTCGGCGAGTACATCGACTTCACACTGGTCACCCAGCCACTGTTCGAGGCCGTCACGCGGTACATGCTGGGCGACACCGTGACCGACATGCTCGAACTGCAGCGCCGCCCGCTGCTGCAGAAGACCGTCTCGGAAGCCTGGCCGATCTTCATCAAGATCCGCGAGGCCGGGCTGCCGATCCCCTTGGCGCCGACGATCTACTCGGCGTTCGAGGAGCTGATCCGCCTGTTCGCGCTGTTCTACCTGAACCCGTTCCAGCGGATCAACATCGACATCCCGACGGAGAACAATCCCGATCACCCGTACTGA
- the rsfS gene encoding ribosome silencing factor: protein MTASSHALDLTAVAARAADAKGGEDLVALDVSLPTPFADVFLLVTGTSERNVLAIAEEVEERMLEAGAKAVHREGRENGRWVLLDFGDVVVHVFHREDRMYYGLERLWLDCPAIPVDSMLQSSAAEAP from the coding sequence ATGACCGCCTCCTCGCACGCCCTCGATCTCACCGCGGTCGCCGCACGCGCCGCCGACGCGAAGGGCGGCGAGGACCTCGTCGCGCTGGATGTGTCGTTGCCGACGCCGTTCGCGGATGTCTTCCTGCTCGTCACCGGCACGAGCGAGCGCAACGTGCTCGCGATCGCCGAGGAGGTGGAGGAGCGCATGCTCGAGGCCGGCGCCAAGGCCGTGCACCGCGAGGGTCGTGAGAACGGCCGCTGGGTGCTGCTCGACTTCGGCGACGTCGTCGTGCACGTGTTCCACCGCGAGGACCGGATGTACTACGGCCTCGAGCGGCTGTGGCTCGACTGCCCGGCGATCCCGGTCGACTCGATGCTGCAGTCGTCGGCGGCCGAGGCGCCCTGA
- a CDS encoding ThuA domain-containing protein — protein sequence MKSRIRSAAGLVAAAALGAGIALGGTAMGGHGDWGDGNWRDGRGGDRDGGRHSVTAESIYLDEIKDYGVCRGVDPECYNDYGNGWVEGEQKRILIWSRTAGPRHAHLGTPLAAGLNPPLNADNVAQAAMIAWAAERGIAADYTEDLSQFRLNNYQAVVFLSSNRDTLDDTAQTTLMQYVRGGGGFVGIHNAFGAEGGFNWSSQHLDRGGVQQWRRRIGSRRRVTFLKGRVGSGVRIERYDLRCAHPVGQSPRGRCSGSSGS from the coding sequence ATGAAGTCACGCATACGCTCCGCGGCCGGCCTGGTCGCGGCGGCGGCGCTCGGTGCCGGGATCGCGCTCGGCGGAACCGCCATGGGCGGCCACGGCGACTGGGGGGACGGCAACTGGCGAGACGGCCGTGGCGGCGATCGGGACGGCGGCCGGCACTCGGTGACGGCGGAGTCGATCTACCTCGACGAGATCAAGGACTACGGCGTGTGCCGCGGTGTCGACCCCGAGTGCTACAACGACTACGGGAACGGCTGGGTCGAAGGCGAACAGAAGCGGATCCTCATCTGGAGCCGCACCGCGGGCCCTCGCCACGCGCACCTCGGCACACCGCTCGCGGCCGGCCTGAACCCGCCGCTGAACGCCGACAACGTCGCCCAGGCCGCGATGATCGCGTGGGCCGCTGAGCGGGGCATCGCCGCCGACTACACGGAGGACCTGTCGCAGTTCCGGCTGAACAACTACCAGGCGGTCGTCTTCCTGAGCTCGAACCGCGACACGCTCGACGACACCGCGCAGACCACGCTCATGCAGTACGTGCGCGGCGGCGGCGGCTTCGTCGGGATCCACAACGCGTTCGGCGCCGAAGGTGGATTCAACTGGTCGTCGCAACACCTTGATCGTGGAGGTGTTCAGCAGTGGCGACGAAGGATTGGTTCGCGAAGACGAGTGACGTTCCTGAAGGGGCGCGTCGGCAGTGGCGTGCGGATCGAGCGCTACGACCTCCGATGCGCTCACCCGGTCGGCCAGAGCCCTCGCGGGCGGTGCAGCGGCAGTTCTGGAAGTTGA
- a CDS encoding ThuA domain-containing protein: MQRPVELREYSWPYYEGLLGGANFYNHGPNRDGTVERINRKDASTSFMPRTWAFKDEWYNLAPYPSYVNVLLEVDQATSQATPAGHGESHPVSWCQYYDGGRAWLTTLGHDIAAWTDAPLAGDDLFKQHVMEGLESAMGIKPFCAA, from the coding sequence TTGCAACGACCGGTTGAACTCAGGGAATACAGCTGGCCGTACTACGAGGGTCTCCTCGGCGGAGCCAACTTCTACAACCACGGGCCGAACCGCGACGGAACCGTGGAGCGGATCAACCGCAAGGACGCCTCGACCTCGTTCATGCCCAGGACCTGGGCGTTCAAGGACGAGTGGTACAATCTCGCGCCGTACCCCAGCTACGTCAACGTGCTGCTCGAGGTCGACCAGGCGACCAGCCAGGCGACGCCGGCAGGCCACGGCGAGTCGCATCCCGTGAGCTGGTGCCAGTACTACGACGGCGGACGGGCGTGGCTCACGACCCTCGGTCACGACATCGCGGCGTGGACCGATGCACCCCTGGCCGGCGACGACCTGTTCAAGCAGCACGTCATGGAGGGCCTCGAGAGCGCGATGGGCATCAAGCCCTTCTGCGCGGCCTGA
- a CDS encoding TetR/AcrR family transcriptional regulator: MATSRLPPVQRRAQIVAAASEVFASHPYDEVSTAQLAAVCGVSRPLLNHYFASKRDLYVAVVDRLFNEPRFDAPTFPPGTPVERRIAIGVQGWVGMVSQSRETWLTASRFLGSHRDEDLTPIVDAYVDTMSDEICRIVGLFDVRDDPAVRSALRAYSAFATALARRWLIDADLSREQLETLLRTTLVTLVSRAIPDAIGLERASRTSRTEA, translated from the coding sequence GTGGCCACCAGCCGTCTCCCACCCGTGCAGCGGCGCGCGCAGATCGTCGCGGCAGCGAGCGAGGTGTTCGCGTCGCATCCGTACGACGAGGTGTCCACTGCCCAGCTCGCCGCCGTATGCGGAGTGAGTCGGCCGCTCCTCAACCACTACTTCGCCAGCAAGCGCGACCTGTACGTCGCCGTCGTCGACCGGTTGTTCAACGAACCCCGTTTCGACGCGCCGACCTTCCCCCCTGGCACCCCCGTCGAACGACGGATCGCCATCGGCGTGCAGGGCTGGGTCGGCATGGTCTCGCAGAGCCGGGAGACCTGGCTCACGGCATCCCGATTCCTCGGATCCCACCGGGACGAGGACCTCACGCCGATCGTCGACGCGTACGTCGACACCATGTCCGACGAGATCTGCCGCATCGTCGGCCTCTTCGACGTCCGCGACGATCCCGCCGTCAGGTCGGCACTGCGCGCCTACTCGGCCTTCGCCACGGCGCTCGCCCGCCGCTGGCTCATCGACGCCGACCTCTCGCGTGAGCAACTCGAAACGCTTCTCCGCACGACGCTCGTCACGCTCGTGAGCCGCGCCATCCCCGACGCGATCGGGCTCGAACGCGCATCGCGAACCTCGCGCACCGAAGCCTGA